One Streptococcus sp. VT 162 genomic window, TTTCTCAAATGTCGGGGATGATGAGATGTTGCAAAATGACTTCTATTTATCTTTACGGTTAGATAAGTGGGGAGCAAGTGGCTCTCGTTGGAAAGATGTCAAGGCAAAAGGGGGCAGTGCAATCAATTCCCAAAAATATGAAAACATTGATTTGGATTATGAAGGAAGTTATGAAAGCGACGGTAGAGAAAAGGGTGCTTATCTAAGAATCGCTTCGAATTATCTAGATATATTAACAGTTGATAAGCGAGCTATGTATATTATGGCACTCGAAATTGCGACTGCGATTGATGGAAAAATTAGTGAAGATGATAAGAAAACATGGTTAAAAATCGAGGAGTTCAAGAAAAAGCACAAAGATATCTTATCTCTGACCTTTGACGAAGCAAATGAGATGAGTTTGGAAGAAATTCAGACGATTGACGCTATTGACGAACCCATCTGGGAAGAATTGGATAGGCTTCGTGAAGAATACATGACCTACGACGAAGCAGTCGATATTAGTTTAGAAGAGATAAAGGTTTTGAAAGCCATAGACGAGCCTCTCTGGGAAGAATTGGATAGGAAGCGCGAGGAGTATATCCGAATCCATGGAGAGGTAGAGTTGGACGACGAGGAAGAATGGTGAACGTGTGTATGACGACGAGGAAGACGAGTGAGAATTTACATCAAAGGTGATTACATCAAAGAAATTCCATTTGATTACATGGAACTAGCGAAAAGGATGTGGTTTGATACTAAAGATGGGAAGACAGTAGATATTTCTTATTTTGGGAATACTCGCCCATTTAAAACAGACCCAACTATTCACTTGAAATTGAATAAGTGGATGCATGATAATAGATGGAATAATGTTCAGTTGAAAGAAGGGATTATCAATAAATTTGGGAGTCATGTATATGAAAATCTTGAATTAGATTTTGAAGACAATCCAGCAACAGACTATCGAGAAAAAGGAGACTGTCTACGTTTAGCTTCTACCCACTTTGACCTTCTCACTGTTGATAAACGAGCTATGTATATTATGGCCATTGAAATTGCGACTGCTATTGATGGTCAGATTAGCGAAGATGATAAAGAGAGCTGGTTAAGTGTGGAGGAATTTAAAAACCGGCATGAGGATATCCTTTCGATGAGTTATGAAGAAGCTAATGAGCTGAGTTTGGAAGAAATTTCATTTATGGACCATGTGAGAGACCCAGTCTGGGAAGAAGATGACCGTAGAAATGAAGAATACATCAAAATCCATGGCGAGCCAGTTTATGATGATGAGGAAGGTGAGTGAGAATTTATAATCCCACCTATTTGAAAGAGAGTGTTGATAGAGGAAAGGCGAATGTTAGATAAAGTAAAACAGTTTAAGTGGTTGATTGTATTGTCCTTGTTCCTATTAGCGATTCCTTTATATTTTACTTACAATCATTTCCAACAATCTAGTGCTTTAAAAGAAGCTTTTGAAAAAAATGAAAGAATTGAAGTTCTTCATCGTTTGACATCATCAGAAAAATATGCGTCTGACATCCACAAGGCAGGATATACTATTCCTTCTGACGGAGCTATTCGATTGGATGGAGTTATTTATCCATTAGAAATAGAAGGAGAGTTACATTTGAAAATTAGCCCTCCCAAAAAGGATGCTAAGGATTTTCAGTTATTTTTCATTACACAGATTAATGAAAAACAAACGCATGTAGCTTTCATTTTAGATAAAAATCTGAATTTAATTTATTCCAGCTATTCTCAGCAAAATGGAAACGGGAAAAGAGAGATTGTTTCTGTCTCACAAGCCGAAGAAGATTACTTGTTGAGAAGTGTTCAAAGCGAGATTGATGACTTCATGAAAAAAATGTATCAAACCTTGTATGGTTAGATTGTTTGAGAAAGTAACTTCTTGCTCAACGCAATGCTGTATGAACAAGACTTCTAAGATTACTTAGACAGAGGGGGTGAAAAGAATGTCGGGACTTAAAAAAATACTGATCGTTATTGGTTCTGTAATTGCCTTAGCTACTGGCTTGAATCTTTGGATGGAGGAATTGACTCCATAGAGATAAAAGGAGACATCAATTTGGATATCTCAAATCCGGGACGGAATGGGGTTACTGTTTATTTTAGAATGGAGATAGATGGTAAAATAACTAGCGTACTATATGAATTGGATAAGAACTTTGATATAGTTTCTAGCAGCTACTTTCAATTTAATGAAAAAAATATAAAAGAGAGTGTGAACATCTCTCAATCCGAAGAAGAACGCCTATTAAAGATTGTTCAAAAAGAGCTTGATGGCTTCATGAAAAAGATGTATCAAACCTTGTATGGATAGTTTGCCAGAGAAAGTAACTTCTTGCTCAACACAATGCTGTATGAACAACACTTCTATGATTACTTAGACAGAGGGGGTGAAAAAAATGTCGGGACTTAAAAAAATACTAATCGTGATTGGTTCTGTAATTGCCTTAGCTACTGGCTTGAATCTTTAACTAGAATTTTTTGTCTCAGAGGTTTCCCAGTATTTCAGTGATAGCCTAGAAGTCCTTGGCTTAGCGATTCAAGGAGCTACGCAACTAAGTAAAGTCATTTTCGATAGCGATGGCAACTACTATGCGGACGGTCTGGACATGAGCTGGGTGCAAAAGATGAAGGATGTGAAGATTGAGAGTGCAAAATATGATTCTTCTAAGAAAGCTAAGGATTTGCATAAAGAATACCAGAAAATCTTAGATAAGTTGGAAAATGGAAAAGAACTGAGTGATAAGGAGTTTCAAATTTTAGAATCTTATGTACATCACCATCCTCAAATACAATTTCCTAAAGTTGTAATAGAAAAATTGAAAGCGGAGGCTACCAATAGAGCTAATCCAGAGAAACTTAAGGAAAAAGTTGAGAAAATTAAAAATAGCAATGGAGATTTGAATAAAAAAGCTGAACTAATTGTGAAAACTTATGAAGATTATCTATTTTATAATAATAAAGAAGCTTTTGAAGAATACTGGAGGAAGAGAAAGGAGTTAACAAAAGATAAAGATTGGAAGGATGTTGATAGCAAGATAAGAGATACTATTGAGTATAATCTTAATGTAGAATTAAAAAAATCAGGGATAGATATAAAGGAAGTATCTAATAATCTAGCTGATGATATTTTATCTATTCATGAAGGAGACATGAAACAAAGAAACTATCTAATTAACGAAGGTAGAAAAGTATGGAAAAGTCCTGGAGATGATATAATGATAAATTCAGCAGATTTGACACAGGTTGGTATTGACCTTACTGATTTTGTAAATTTGGTAAATACTGGAAAACCTTTAGACTTAAAGAGTAGAAATTATAATGATGAACTTGAATTTTCACTTTGGTCACGTAAGTGGGAAGGTAACTTAAGAGATGATTATTTAGGGAACTATCTGTTTGGATATGTAGCAAAAGGATATTTAGGAATGGAAGATGAGCAGATCAAAAATTATGCAGGTTTAGCTCAATTGGCCTCAGATAAAGATGTTGTTAAATTTTTCAAAAATAAATCAAATGGGAATTTTGGTGATAATGAAGGAGATGCTTCTGCAATCCAAGATGGTATAGATTCATACAAGGAGAATAATAAGTGATCAACAAGAGAAAACAACTTAATAAATGGAATCTAGGATGTTCAGGAGTAGTAGTTGTTGTAACAATCATATTTATATGTTGTATTTATTTGTACTTCAAAAATGAGAATTATACATTGAAACCAGGTGATTCTATAGTTTTAAAAGTTCCGACATCAAAACAAAAAGAATTCTCCCCCAAATTATATCTATCTAAGATTTCTGGCGGGAAATTAGAATTATCTGGGAAAACCTCATGGTGGCAGAAGGGAGAAGGAAATCTTTTAGGGACTAACTATGATGTTTTGAAGCAAGAAATTAGCGAAATCTACTCATCGTCAAGTAATATCCCAACAAAAATAAAAGAAAACGATACAAATAATAGTATATATTTATCAGAAAAAGGTGTAGTTCTTCAATCTAAAGAATCTTGGGAATTTGAGATTCCAAACGCAAAACAAATAAAAATAACGAATATTTCAGACAGAGACATTAGATTTGAAGCGCAGGTGACAGGTGAATAGAGGAAACTAGAAAAGTAAAATGAAGAAAAAATGATTATTTTTTCACTTTGATAGCTTTATTCTTGTCTTCTTTTCTTTGTAAAACTTAAGTTACCAATTTTACACTCCCCTTTTTTCTTTTAGTTCTATACTTCGTGAGGACTATTCATTTTCAGAGTTTCCTTTTTTAGTGATTACTAGGAATCTATTTGTGTAAATTCCCCATACCTCGTCAATAGTGATGGCAACTACTATGCGGACGGTGTGGACATGAGCTGGGTGCAGAAGATCAAGGATGTGAAGATTGAGAGTGCAAAATATGATCCTTCTAAGAAAGCTAAGGATTTGCATAAAGAATACCAGAAATCTTAGATAAGTTGGAAAATGGAAAAGCACTGGTGATAATGGAAGAGTCGATAATTCGATTGCTATAGGAAATGAGATTGGAGACAATGGAACATTTATAGATTTGGTTAATTCTAATAAACCGCTAGACTTAAAAAACCGAAAATACAGAGAAGATTATCCGTTCTCAATCTGGGGACGCCAGTGGAAACAAGGGATGAAGTCTGATTATTTGGGAAATTATCTCTTTGGCTATGTTGGTAAAGGTTACTTAGAATCGAGTGATGCATATTTGAAAGTTGGGGCAGGAGTGGCTCAGGGATGGTCAGATAAGAATCCTTTGAAATATTTAGAGAACATTATTAATGGAAATTATGGAGATAATCCAGGAGATGCTAAGATGATTCAAGACTGAATTAATGACTATAAGGAGAGTTACAAATGAACTTGAAGAGAAAATCAAATTGGAATTTAGGTTGTAGTTTAACACTTGTTGTAGTTTTGGCGGCCATTTTTTTCTTTAATCTATGGGCACAAAATCTTGGTAAGTATACTCTGCAACCAGGAGAGTCGGCTAACTTTACAGTAAATCCTCGGACACATGATGTAGAATACTACTCAGAATTAATCTTGAAAAAAAATGACACTAATAAGCTTAAATTATCAGGTAAAAAAGTTTGGTTTGAGATGGATAGCGATATTTTTTATGGTGTTGAAGAACAAAAACTTTTTAGAAGAAATCATTCAGAAAATGATGATGAAGAGCTTCCAAACAATCAAAAAGACATTGATTTAGTACAGGATGGAATTGTTGTCAGTTACAAAGGGGAAAAAGTTTTTAATGTGACTAATAACGAGTCCTACACGATCACTATCACCAATGTAGACGACAAACCAGCTTACTTTGAAGCTCAAGTGGTGGATAGGTAACATTTCAGCTCTCAAATGAGGGCTTTTTTAGATACAAGTTTCAAAAAAGAAGCAAATATGATATACTAAAGAACGAGTATTCTATTAGAATTAGGACAAGCAATATGAAACAAACGATTATTCTTTTATACGGTGGACGGAGTGCAGAGCGTGAAGTCTCTGTCCTTTCAGCTGAAAGTGTGATGCGTGCGGTCAACTACGACCGTTTCACAGTCAAGACTTTCTTCATCAGCCAGTCAGGTGACTTTATCAAAACACAGGAATTTAGCCAGACCCCAGGTCAAGAGGATCGTCTCATGACCAATGCGACCATTGACTGGGACAAGAAAATAGCGCCAAGTGCCATCTACGAAGAAGGTGCAGTAGTCTTTCCAGTCCTTCATGGTCCGATGGGAGAAGATGGTTCTGTTCAAGGATTTTTAGAAGTTTTGAAAATGCCTTATGTCGGCTGCAATATCTTGTCATCCAGCCTTGCCATGGATAAAATCACGACCAAGCGTGTTTTAGAATCAGTAGGGATTGCTCAAGTTCCTTATGTGGCCATTGTCGAAGGGGATGATGTGACTGCTAAAATAGCTGAAGTTGAAGAAAAACTGACTTATCCAGTCTTCACGAAGCCGTCAAACATGGGTTCAAGTGTCGGTATTTCTAAGTCTGAAAACCATGAGGAACTCCGCCAAGCTTTGGAACTTGCCTTCCAATATGACAGCCGTGTCTTGGTAGAGCAAGGGGTGAATGCGCGTGAAATCGAGGTTGGTCTCTTGGGCAACTACGATGTGAAGAGCACGCTTCCTGGTGAAGTGGTCAAGGATGTTGCCTTTTATGACTATGATGCCAAATATATCGATAACAAGATTACCATGGACATCCCAGCCAAGATTAGTGATGATGTGGTAGCTGTCATGCGTCGAAATGCTGAAACAGCCTTCCGTGCGATTGGTGGACTTGGTCTGTCTCGTTGTGATTTCTTCTATACAGATAGGGGCGAGATTTTCCTAAATGAGCTTAATACCATGCCAGGTTTTACCCAGTGGTCTATGTATCCACTACTTTGGGACAATATGGGAATCAGCTACCCTGAACTAATCGAGCATTTGGTTGACCTTGCTAAGCAAAGTTTTGACAAGCGCGAAGCGCATTTGCTATAAAAATGAAAGAGAGGGTAGAAGCCAGAACTATCACTGCATGGTGACTAGAGTTCTTGGACTTCAACCCTTTTTAAAGGAGTAGAAATGAAATTAACAATCCATGAAGTTGCCCAAG contains:
- a CDS encoding D-alanine--D-alanine ligase; this encodes MKQTIILLYGGRSAEREVSVLSAESVMRAVNYDRFTVKTFFISQSGDFIKTQEFSQTPGQEDRLMTNATIDWDKKIAPSAIYEEGAVVFPVLHGPMGEDGSVQGFLEVLKMPYVGCNILSSSLAMDKITTKRVLESVGIAQVPYVAIVEGDDVTAKIAEVEEKLTYPVFTKPSNMGSSVGISKSENHEELRQALELAFQYDSRVLVEQGVNAREIEVGLLGNYDVKSTLPGEVVKDVAFYDYDAKYIDNKITMDIPAKISDDVVAVMRRNAETAFRAIGGLGLSRCDFFYTDRGEIFLNELNTMPGFTQWSMYPLLWDNMGISYPELIEHLVDLAKQSFDKREAHLL
- a CDS encoding thiol-disulfide isomerase, producing the protein MLDKVKQFKWLIVLSLFLLAIPLYFTYNHFQQSSALKEAFEKNERIEVLHRLTSSEKYASDIHKAGYTIPSDGAIRLDGVIYPLEIEGELHLKISPPKKDAKDFQLFFITQINEKQTHVAFILDKNLNLIYSSYSQQNGNGKREIVSVSQAEEDYLLRSVQSEIDDFMKKMYQTLYG